The Vagococcus penaei genome includes the window ACCAAGGAACAAGGAAAATCAGGTAAGACCTTACCGAAAACGGGAGAAAAAGAATCCTTTACGGCAATGACGTTAGGTAGTTTACTAGTCGGAATGGCTGGTATAACTCTCTTTATTCGCAAGAAAAAAGTTAAATAATAAATGAAACTCATTTTATGCTATTTGTGCATAAGGTGAGTTTTTTTTTATTAATTAAGGTGCTACTATGCGTTTCATTAAGGAATAATAACCTAATTATGTTAGACTAAAGATAATTAAATGAAAGAAGGTGCGTGTTGATGACAATTTATGAATATAATGTCGATAAGATGAATGGAACAACGCAAGCGCTAAGGGATTACCAAGGAAAAGTTGTTTTAATTGTCAATACTGCTAGTAAATGTGGTTTTGCGAAACAATTTTCTGGATTAGAAGAGTTGTATAAAAAATATAAAGAGCAGAACTTTATTGTTTTAGGTTTTCCTTGTAATCAATTTTTAAATCAAGAACCTAACTCGAACGAAGAAATCGCTGAAATTTGTCAATTAAATTATGGGGTAACTTTTCCAATGTTTGCTAAGATTAACGTCCGGGGTCAAGAACAAAGTCCTTTATTTGGGTATTTAATTGATGAAACTGGTGGAAAAAAAATTAAGTGGAATTTCACTAAGTTTTTAATTAACCGTGATGGAACAGTAGCTAAACGGTATGGATCAACAGTAACACCGGCTGAAATAGAAGATGATATTAAATCTTTACTGAAGAAATAGTAGATATTTAAACCATGGAAGGAAGTCCTTCTATGGTTATTTTTATTAACGAAATTTTTTCTGAATATCGTGGCAAAATTTGCTATAATACACTAGAAAGTAAGGAGAGAGATAAATATGAATCACAATGATCGTCTGACACGATTACGTTATGCGTTAGATATTAAAGATTCTGATATGGTTGAGATATTCCGCCTAGGTGGTTTATCTGTTACTACTGAAGAATTTTTACTGATGTTAAAAAAAATTGACGAAGAAAATTATGCTTTGGAGCTGCTCAATAAAGATTTTGAACGCTTTTTAAATGGGCTCATCATTTCTCAAAGGGGAGCAAAAGACGGATTTGAACCTGTCTTTGAATTACACGAGGGCAACGCGAATAACTTATTATTAAAAAAAGTTAAAATCGCTCTATCTTTAACAACAGACGATATTTTAAGAATGACAGAATCAGCTAGAGTGACAATGACTAAAGGAGAACTCGGCGCTTTTTTACGTAAAGAAGGTCATCGGAATTATCAGCCTTGCGGCGACAATTACACGCGTCACTTCTTAAAAGGGCTGATTTCAGATTATCGCTAAGGAGGTTGGTATGATGCGATTTGTAATTGATGGTGATGGCTCTCCAGTTAAAAATGAAGTCATTGCTTTAGGAGAAAAGTATCAAATACCAGTCTTGATTGTGACCAGTGTCGACCATTTTACGACAAAAGAATATCCGGATAATATTACCTTTATTTACGTTGATAAAGGTGCGGATGGAGCTGATTACCGGATTGTTAAAGAAATTCAAACCAATGATGTAGTTATTACGCAAGATTATGGTTTAGCCTCTTTGTTACTTGGGAAAAAAGTTCGTGTTTTTCATCATAGTGGGACTGAATACTTAGCAACAACAATTGATGCGTTATTAACACAACGTTATATAGGAAGTCAATTACGTAAGGCAGGTAAACGGACAAAAGGACCTAAAGCATTTACGATAGCAGATCGTGAAAATTTTCAGCGTGTGCTGGTTACTAGTCTCGGACTAGAAAAATAGCTTTTTATTACATAACGATATCTTTAGTCAAAAGTATTGTTAACCTAGGCTATTTCAGTCATAACTGGGATAGTCTTTTTATTATAGTAATTTAAATAAGTTGACATATGCATACGTGTGCATGTATCATGATAATAGGTGGTGAAAGAAATGACAACGCAAGATCAGTATGATTGTCTCACTGAATTAACTGAGGCGATTGACTTTGATTTTTATAAAACATTATTTGATCCAGTTCGGATTGAGATTATTCAGTATTTAGCCGTACACGGCAAGAGTAATATCACCGAGATTGCGGAACATTTGCCTCAAGATCGATCTGTGATTTCTAGACATCTCGATTTAATGCATCGTTATCATTTAGTTGCTAGAGAAAAACAAGGACGTCAAGTGTTATATGATGTTAATAGTCAGGCGATTTTTAATCAATTTACAGAAACAACCAATCAACTTGGCAGTTTAATTAGTCCGTCATAAGGACTTCTTCATCCAAAAATGTGCATAAGTGCGCACTTAAACAAGATAAAAGGAGAATTTTAATGAAAACGATTATTTATGCTCATCCATGGGAAGGTAGCTACAACCATGCAATTTTAGAACGAGTGACAGACGTATTAACACGTAATAATCTAACTTATCAAGTTATTGATTTATATGCAGATAAGTTTGATCCGGTTTATCATGCATCTGAATTAAAAGAATTTTCTCAAGGAACAACACCTTATTCATTAATTAAAGATTACCAGAAGATGATTCAAGATAGTGATGGTCTGATTTTTATTTTTCCGATTTGGTGGTATAGTACTCCAGGTATTTTAAAAGGTTTTTTAGACAAAGTTTTTTTGAAAAATTTTGCCTACACCGAAACAAAGTCAGGAATTATGACCGGACAATTAACTAATATTAAGTCAGTTAAAGTTATCACAACAGGTCAGGCCCCAAAATGGTACATTCGTCTGTTGAAAGGTGATGGTATTAGGCAAACGTTTATCAAAGGGACCCTGAAGGCAGTTGGTATGAAACATATTAAGTGGATTCATGAAGGTATGGTTGTCACAAGTTCTAGAGACAAAAAACAGACATTTTTACAGCGATTAGATCGTCTATTTTAAATTTAAAGATAGGGACAGTGACTCGATTAAGCTATTAGCTAATTGAGTCGCTGTCTTTTTGTTGATTGACTGTTCGAACGATATTAACAGAATCTTAATACGGATTTAAAAAAACTAACACCACCTTAATTTTTTTGATGCTAAGCTACAAATAGTTAGTAAAGAAAGGAATGGAGAGCATGTTTATTTTGTTGGCACTTATCATTTTATTGATTTTTGGTTATTTATTATACGCATTAATTTTTCCAGAAAAAATTTAGGAGGGGGAGCATATGATACAAATAGTACTTTTTTTCATTGTTTTTATTGGTCTTATTTTTCCAATGGGGCGCTATTTAGCAAAAGTTAGTCTAAATGAAAAATCATTTGGAGAGACTTTTTTTAATAAAATTGAGCAGAAAATTTATCAATTGACACGAGTTAATAGAGCAGGCATGTCATGGAAAACTTATATTAAATCAATGATGTTGACTAACCTCATGATGATGGTTGTTAGCTATATCATATTACGAATACAATCTCTAATCTTAATGAATCCCAATAAAA containing:
- a CDS encoding YaiI/YqxD family protein, with the translated sequence MRFVIDGDGSPVKNEVIALGEKYQIPVLIVTSVDHFTTKEYPDNITFIYVDKGADGADYRIVKEIQTNDVVITQDYGLASLLLGKKVRVFHHSGTEYLATTIDALLTQRYIGSQLRKAGKRTKGPKAFTIADRENFQRVLVTSLGLEK
- the kdpF gene encoding K(+)-transporting ATPase subunit F is translated as MFILLALIILLIFGYLLYALIFPEKI
- a CDS encoding NAD(P)H-dependent oxidoreductase; its protein translation is MKTIIYAHPWEGSYNHAILERVTDVLTRNNLTYQVIDLYADKFDPVYHASELKEFSQGTTPYSLIKDYQKMIQDSDGLIFIFPIWWYSTPGILKGFLDKVFLKNFAYTETKSGIMTGQLTNIKSVKVITTGQAPKWYIRLLKGDGIRQTFIKGTLKAVGMKHIKWIHEGMVVTSSRDKKQTFLQRLDRLF
- a CDS encoding DUF1456 family protein; translated protein: MNHNDRLTRLRYALDIKDSDMVEIFRLGGLSVTTEEFLLMLKKIDEENYALELLNKDFERFLNGLIISQRGAKDGFEPVFELHEGNANNLLLKKVKIALSLTTDDILRMTESARVTMTKGELGAFLRKEGHRNYQPCGDNYTRHFLKGLISDYR
- a CDS encoding glutathione peroxidase, encoding MTIYEYNVDKMNGTTQALRDYQGKVVLIVNTASKCGFAKQFSGLEELYKKYKEQNFIVLGFPCNQFLNQEPNSNEEIAEICQLNYGVTFPMFAKINVRGQEQSPLFGYLIDETGGKKIKWNFTKFLINRDGTVAKRYGSTVTPAEIEDDIKSLLKK
- a CDS encoding ArsR/SmtB family transcription factor, encoding MTTQDQYDCLTELTEAIDFDFYKTLFDPVRIEIIQYLAVHGKSNITEIAEHLPQDRSVISRHLDLMHRYHLVAREKQGRQVLYDVNSQAIFNQFTETTNQLGSLISPS